The following are encoded together in the Babylonia areolata isolate BAREFJ2019XMU chromosome 18, ASM4173473v1, whole genome shotgun sequence genome:
- the LOC143291878 gene encoding uncharacterized protein LOC143291878, translating to MKLLLLCAVLVTVSFQGGWAQCSLFGKVPAQMRCCSRNDGNCCAYGPIGPCFCNIYSADSTCFGFYPVTADNTTHCCGHLKHQEFESQESYEYIPSDFEKTRVCRRNPSMTWNTPQSTSPMPPLGPCSCKKEATSCFAPTTHATTATTATTTTKPPPICPAPSSDAFTRTLGGSLVVDSCTVDGLVNFRVGPTQVCNGVLGYNPTTQSNQLFITDFCLAFMKGVMQTQSIPAYGVYNAVAFPITQQTVSTPVGNQISAVALPTGILPKSRCKTAACLYNKNAMSSIIDFSSCYIASYGYDEKLSQTVVNTGTLKIVNVTKETTCTSHPVTSAAQCFIATDPNVHGCWGDNGAPVFCRLSLTNEAVLYGLVDVIGQPPKQLTGVFPKDICASSNEFHVMPVS from the exons ATGAAGCTGTTACTGCTTTGTGCCGTGTTGGTCACCGTCAGCTTTCAAGGTGGCTGGGCTCAGTGCAGCCTGTTCGGCAAAGTGCCGGCGCAGATGAGGTGCTGCTCAAGGAATGACGGCAATTGTTGCGCCTATGGTCCGATCG GTCCCTGTTTTTGCAACATTTACTCCGCTGACTCGACGTGTTTCGGCTTTTATCCCGTCACcgctgacaacaccacacactgctgTGGGCACCTGAAGCACCAGGAGTTCGAGTCTCAGGAATCCTACGAGTACATACCCAGCGACTTTGAAAAAACGCGGGTGTGCAGAAGGAACCCCAGTATGACTTGGAACACCCCGCAGTCTACCAGCCCCATGCcccctcttg GTCCCTGCTCCTGTAAAAAAGAAGCGACGTCTTGTTTTGCTCCAACCACACATgcgacaacggcaacaacagcaacgacgacgacgaaacctCCACCAA TTTGTCCGGCACCTTCATCGGACGCCTTCACCAGGACACTGGGTGGCAGCCTGGTAGTGGACTCCTGCACAGTGGACGGCTTGGTCAACTTCCGGGTCGGTCCCACCCAG GTATGCAACGGCGTTCTGGGCTACAACCCTACCACACAGTCCAACCAGCTGTTCATCACAGACTTCTGTCTTGCCTTCATGAAGGGTGTCATGCAGACCCAGTCCATCCC TGCCTATGGTGTCTACAATGCTGTGGCCTTCCCCATCACCCAACAGACTGTTTCCACcc CTGTTGGTAATCAGATATCTGCTGTCGCATTACCGACGGGAATTCTACCAAAGTCGAGATGTAAAACGGCGGCCTGTCTGTACAACAAAAACGCCATGAGCAGCATCATCGACTTCAGTAGCTGCTACATCGCCAGCTACGGCTACGATGAGAAGT tgAGTCAGACGGTGGTCAACACGGGCACCCTTAAAATAGTCAACGTGACGAAAGAGACCACGTGCACAAGTCACCCCGTCACTTCCGCCGCCCAGTGCTTCATTGCCACAGACCCCAACGTCCACGGCTGTTgg ggggacAATGGGGCACCTGTCTTTTGCCGCCTGTCCCTGACCAACGAAGCGGTTCTCTACGGCCTGGTGGACGTGATCGGTCAGCCTCCCAAACAGCTGACCGGTGTGTTTCCTAAAGACATCTGCGCCAGCAGCAACGAGTTCCACGTGATGCCAGTCAGTTAG